The Bradysia coprophila strain Holo2 unplaced genomic scaffold, BU_Bcop_v1 contig_193, whole genome shotgun sequence genome window below encodes:
- the LOC119075256 gene encoding craniofacial development protein 2-like, translating into MRIGSWNVRCQTYRPGGLMKLTNELKKAKVDIAAIQESGHNQNAQTSRFNGYTTFHSSNSRDHVLGTAFMVATKKEHLVLDFRKVNERLCVLRLKGRFKNYSVINVHAPHNESVEGDKDDYYEALARAYDELPAHDIKIVIGDFNAKVGKEEVYRPTIGRYSLHENTNENGQRMIFFAAERNLVVKSTFHKHKSRHLATWKHPNDNLPANQIDHLLISGRHLTDVIDVKSCWKANVDSDHYLVVSTLRAHLARFHNGRSETVRRFAVEKLKDTRIAETFADNISTKLQQLRQAQPGDTPPEWLSVSDVIKQEAIDTLGYQRPNDFKTWFDAECADVTDRKNAARIEKESARTRERKTEADQRYKDLRREEKRLHRRKKKELEERTLLQLERLCSANESRTFYKRINNQRRGFNSRMTICRAVDGTLLTAKHDVLERFKEHFSALLNGDVEDGNATDDSFLNDGRRSYRVSTNIGGSLSSNLLTQKQQSFRSG; encoded by the coding sequence ATGAGAATTGGATCCTGGAATGTAAGATGTCAGACTTACAGGCCAGGAGGATTGATGAAACTGACAAATGAACTGAAGAAAGCCAAAGTCGACATTGCTGCTATTCAAGAGAGCGGTCACAATCAAAATGCACAAACTTCCCGCTTCAATGGCTATACCACATTTCATAGCAGCAATAGTCGAGACCATGTACTTGGTACTGCCTTCATGGTAGCCACAAAAAAGGAACATCTGGTACTGGACTTCCGAAAGGTCAACGAGCGCCTATGCGTGTTACGTCTGAAAGGCCGTTTCAAAAACTACTCCGTGATAAACGTACACGCACCTCATAATGAATCGGTGGAGGGTGATAAGGACGATTATTATGAAGCGCTTGCAAGAGCCTACGATGAATTACCGGCACACGATATTAAAATCGTTATAGGAGATTTCAACGCCAAAGTAGGCAAGGAGGAAGTGTACAGACCAACAATAGGAAGGTACAGTCTGCATGAAAATACGAATGAGAACGGTCAGCGTATGATTTTCTTTGCTGCCGAAAGGAACCTGGTTGTGAAAAGTACTTTCCATAAACATAAAAGCAGACACCTGGCTACCTGGAAGCATCCCAATGACAATTTGCCAGCAAATCAGATTGACCATCTACTGATTAGCGGGCGGCACCTCACCGACGTCATTGACGTCAAATCATGTTGGAAAGCAAATGTCGACTCTGATCATTATCTGGTTGTGTCAACGTTGAGAGCACATCTAGCCCGGTTTCATAATGGACGTAGTGAAACTGTGAGGCGTTTTGCGGTGGAGAAATTAAAGGATACACGGATAGCGGAGACGTTTGCTGATAACATTAGTACAAAGCTTCAACAATTACGACAAGCTCAGCCAGGCGACACTCCTCCCGAATGGCTATCGGTGAGTGATGTGATTAAGCAGGAAGCAATCGACACCTTAGGATATCAGAGGCCTAATGATTTTAAGACCTGGTTTGACGCAGAATGTGCTGATGTTACAGATCGTAAAAATGCTGCACGAATTGAAAAGGAATCGGCGAGAACTAGAGAACGGAAAACGGAAGCGGATCAGCGCTACAAAGATCTGAGGAGGGAGGAAAAGCGCTTGCACCGGCGAAAGAAAAAGGAACTTGAAGAAAGGACGCTTCTTCAGTTGGAAAGATTATGTAGTGCAAACGAATCACGGACGTTCTACAAACGAATAAACAACCAAAGAAGAGGCTTCAATTCTCGAATGACTATCTGCAGAGCAGTCGACGGCACTTTGCTTACAGCAAAACATGATGTCCTGGAACGATTCAAGGAACATTTCAGTGCTCTGTTAAACGGGGATGTTGAAGACGGCAATGCTACCGATGATTCTTTTCTCAACGACGGACGACGGTCGTATCGTGTCAGCACCAACATTGGAGGAAGTCTCAGCAGCAATCTCCTCACTCAAAAACAACAAAGCTTCAGGTCCGGATAA